A genomic segment from Anaerolineales bacterium encodes:
- a CDS encoding Hsp20/alpha crystallin family protein codes for MVTYYLAPRSARRIRRYEPVGFNGGRRIPVDVHADQDGYIITADVPGLKAEDISIEILDDVVTLRSEVEHENGNGNGKYLLRELRHGGFTRSLQLPTALDPNAAEAKVEDGILTVRIPKSEDARPKEIKVEAK; via the coding sequence ATGGTTACGTATTATTTGGCACCAAGAAGCGCTCGACGTATTCGGCGCTATGAACCCGTCGGTTTCAATGGCGGTCGCCGGATCCCGGTGGACGTCCACGCCGATCAGGATGGATACATCATTACCGCAGACGTGCCGGGCTTGAAAGCCGAAGACATCTCGATCGAAATCCTGGATGATGTGGTGACTTTGCGCAGCGAGGTTGAACACGAGAACGGCAATGGCAATGGGAAATACCTGCTCCGTGAACTGCGTCATGGTGGATTTACCCGCAGCCTGCAGCTGCCGACCGCTCTCGATCCGAATGCCGCAGAAGCGAAGGTCGAAGATGGTATCCTAACCGTACGCATTCCGAAATCGGAAGATGCGCGTCCGAAGGAAATCAAGGTCGAGGCGAAATAA
- a CDS encoding rhomboid family intramembrane serine protease translates to MFPIRDTIRSRSFPIVTYTLIAVNVFVFLLSISLGSNVFNQIVGVLGLVPAEITPARPFGLLTLVSAMFLHGGWFHLISNMWILFIFGDNVEDRMGRKRYLFFYMLSGIMAGVAYTSVITLFYGAGSTAFQTPTIGASGAIAGILGAYFVMYPRARVTTLIPLFIFPWFIDIPAALFIGVWFLSQLSSGLISLGAQVAFGGIAWWAHIGGFLVGVLLGRLFVPPTPKRPLLYAHPSPDGGVWYTIQQQDR, encoded by the coding sequence ATGTTTCCGATTCGCGACACCATTCGTTCCCGATCATTCCCGATCGTTACTTACACGTTGATTGCGGTCAACGTTTTTGTGTTTCTGCTCTCGATTTCTCTGGGCTCGAACGTATTCAATCAGATTGTTGGCGTTTTGGGTCTCGTACCTGCCGAGATCACCCCGGCGCGGCCGTTCGGACTGCTCACGCTGGTGAGTGCTATGTTCCTGCATGGGGGTTGGTTCCACTTGATCAGCAACATGTGGATCCTTTTTATCTTCGGCGACAACGTGGAAGATCGCATGGGGCGCAAACGATACCTGTTTTTCTACATGCTGAGCGGAATCATGGCCGGAGTGGCGTATACCAGCGTCATCACGTTGTTCTACGGCGCGGGCTCGACTGCGTTTCAAACCCCGACCATCGGTGCAAGTGGGGCAATTGCCGGGATCCTGGGCGCCTATTTCGTTATGTATCCGCGAGCGCGCGTTACTACCCTCATACCTCTCTTCATCTTCCCCTGGTTCATAGATATTCCGGCGGCCCTGTTTATCGGAGTCTGGTTTCTTTCTCAATTGTCCTCCGGACTGATCAGTTTGGGCGCGCAGGTTGCCTTTGGTGGAATTGCGTGGTGGGCACACATTGGAGGATTCCTTGTTGGCGTCCTGCTCGGGCGCTTGTTTGTGCCGCCTACACCGAAGCGCCCTTTGCTGTATGCGCACCCTTCACCCGACGGTGGGGTTTGGTACACTATTCAGCAACAGGATCGATGA
- a CDS encoding helix-hairpin-helix domain-containing protein, translating to MTAEDKVVVNPNAADLETLMTLPGVGEAMGQRIMDARPFVDLEDMQRVNGLGPSTLARLEPFLQFESGAAGAPSKEKVKEDEAISKPGMPVDGRRQKMAAGRKRSRNKRQPLLPFSLSITQEQWGLVIVTAGISVLLSILLTLSVVAGINGTLDMGKHAAVRQLESQLGALQVDVNGAVSRLDAINLRLEAIEGLSGRVQNVEDQFTTLREDVSGSLDDVAEIQAQIEQIHTDIDLLTQSIGRFDQFLQGLRQLIMEALPALETTTP from the coding sequence ATGACAGCAGAAGATAAAGTCGTCGTCAATCCAAACGCCGCAGATCTGGAAACACTGATGACTTTGCCTGGCGTTGGTGAAGCAATGGGGCAGCGTATAATGGATGCTCGTCCCTTCGTCGATCTCGAGGACATGCAGCGCGTCAACGGCCTGGGTCCTTCGACTTTGGCTCGATTGGAACCATTCTTACAATTTGAATCCGGCGCAGCCGGAGCTCCTTCCAAAGAAAAAGTGAAAGAGGACGAGGCGATCTCGAAGCCAGGAATGCCGGTAGATGGACGGCGGCAGAAAATGGCTGCCGGACGCAAACGCTCGAGGAACAAGCGCCAACCGCTGCTTCCATTTTCACTTTCCATCACCCAAGAACAATGGGGTCTCGTAATCGTAACGGCAGGAATCAGCGTGCTGCTTTCTATCCTGTTGACTTTATCGGTCGTCGCCGGAATCAACGGCACGTTGGACATGGGAAAACATGCCGCGGTGCGTCAATTGGAAAGCCAGCTCGGCGCGCTTCAAGTCGATGTGAATGGCGCCGTTTCGCGATTGGATGCCATCAACCTGCGCCTGGAAGCGATCGAAGGCTTGAGTGGACGAGTCCAAAATGTGGAAGATCAGTTCACCACGCTGCGTGAGGATGTCTCCGGTTCGCTCGATGACGTGGCCGAGATTCAGGCACAGATCGAGCAAATCCATACCGATATCGATTTGCTGACGCAATCGATAGGACGGTTCGACCAGTTTCTCCAGGGCCTGAGACAATTGATTATGGAAGCGCTGCCGGCTTTGGAAACAACGACCCCCTGA
- a CDS encoding trypsin-like peptidase domain-containing protein, with translation MKIRNGIITIVILISFLAIVTCNSLSTLGENVIQGLESTTGAQNNAAETEVETADVEENPTGIGDLDLADIYDRVLPGVVTIYTYADIGDNGDSRPLGQGSGFVVDQDGHILTNQHVIESASEIEVDFPSGLKSWADLIGTDPDSDLAVLEVDVPAEDLVPIPFGDSDQVRVGEFVIAVGNPFNYEGTMTLGIVSSKGRTLESINPAPGGSFFSAGDLIQTDAAINPGNSGGPLINMRGEVIGINRAISTESFSPTGNPVNSGVGFAIPINIVSRVLPFLISEGSYEYPYLGVQSLGEWNLRTIESLGLPADALGAYLTCVTEGSPANEAGLIGAGSCGDPEVHPGGDLIIAIDSHPVSRFSELLAYLLKHTEVGQVVTLTVLRDGETIEVPLTIGARP, from the coding sequence ATGAAAATTAGAAATGGTATTATCACGATCGTGATTCTGATCTCCTTTCTCGCCATCGTCACGTGCAACAGCCTGTCGACTTTGGGGGAAAACGTCATACAAGGTCTGGAATCTACGACCGGCGCTCAAAACAACGCAGCCGAAACGGAAGTCGAAACGGCTGATGTTGAAGAAAATCCTACCGGGATCGGAGATCTGGACCTGGCAGACATCTATGATCGTGTCTTGCCCGGCGTGGTCACGATCTATACGTATGCAGACATCGGCGATAATGGCGATTCGAGACCATTGGGCCAAGGATCGGGCTTCGTCGTCGATCAAGACGGCCACATCCTAACCAACCAGCATGTTATCGAATCCGCATCTGAAATCGAAGTTGATTTTCCGTCCGGATTGAAATCCTGGGCGGATTTGATTGGCACGGATCCCGATTCCGACTTGGCCGTGCTCGAGGTCGATGTCCCTGCAGAAGATCTCGTCCCGATTCCGTTCGGAGATTCGGACCAGGTGCGGGTGGGGGAATTCGTCATTGCAGTCGGAAATCCGTTCAATTACGAAGGCACGATGACGCTCGGCATCGTCTCCTCCAAAGGCCGCACCCTTGAATCCATCAACCCGGCTCCCGGCGGGTCGTTCTTTTCGGCCGGAGACTTAATCCAAACCGATGCCGCAATCAACCCCGGCAATTCGGGAGGACCGCTGATCAACATGCGCGGCGAGGTGATCGGGATCAATCGGGCCATTTCCACAGAGAGTTTCAGCCCGACCGGCAATCCCGTAAATTCCGGTGTGGGATTCGCCATTCCCATCAACATCGTAAGCCGCGTTCTGCCATTCTTGATCTCGGAAGGAAGTTACGAATACCCCTATCTCGGCGTTCAAAGTCTTGGGGAATGGAATCTGCGCACGATCGAATCGCTGGGTTTGCCGGCCGACGCCCTGGGCGCTTACCTCACATGCGTGACAGAGGGCAGCCCTGCCAATGAAGCGGGACTTATCGGCGCCGGAAGCTGCGGGGACCCGGAAGTACATCCGGGCGGAGATCTGATAATCGCCATCGACAGCCACCCCGTCAGCCGTTTCTCCGAACTGCTTGCGTATCTGCTCAAACACACCGAAGTCGGGCAAGTCGTAACTCTGACCGTTTTACGTGATGGGGAAACCATCGAGGTACCGCTGACCATCGGCGCCCGCCCATAA
- a CDS encoding DnaJ C-terminal domain-containing protein, with product MEYKDYYKILGVERDASEAEIKRAYRSLALKYHPDKNPSSDATTRFKEINEAYEVLGDPQKRSKYDQLGSSYKAWERMGGRGGSFDWSQWTSGSPGGVHVDVGDLGDLFGGFSDFFSAIFGGMPNQSQTSASRRSMRGQDVEQSIHVSLAEAYSGTTRILRQDGRKLEVVVPAGAKSGMKLRISGQGHSGQRGSGDLYVKVNVNPDPRFKRKENDLYTDAAVDLYTAVLGGEAHVPCPQGDLVLTVPPGSQPGKVFRLKGKGMPDVRGGSSGDLYATLRVSLPEKLSNEEKKLFEKLSGLR from the coding sequence ATGGAATACAAGGATTACTATAAGATCCTGGGGGTGGAACGTGACGCTTCGGAAGCGGAAATCAAACGCGCCTACCGATCGCTGGCGCTGAAATACCATCCCGATAAAAATCCCTCCAGTGATGCGACAACGCGCTTCAAAGAAATCAACGAAGCATACGAAGTCCTCGGCGATCCTCAAAAACGCTCGAAGTACGATCAACTTGGAAGCTCATACAAAGCCTGGGAGCGGATGGGCGGACGCGGCGGGAGTTTCGACTGGTCGCAATGGACGAGCGGCTCGCCCGGCGGGGTGCACGTCGATGTCGGGGATCTGGGTGATCTTTTCGGCGGCTTCTCCGATTTCTTCTCCGCGATTTTCGGCGGCATGCCAAACCAAAGTCAAACGTCCGCATCCAGGCGTTCCATGCGCGGCCAGGATGTCGAACAATCCATACACGTCAGCCTCGCCGAGGCTTACTCGGGCACGACGCGAATCCTCCGGCAAGATGGGCGCAAGCTCGAGGTGGTCGTCCCCGCCGGTGCGAAGAGCGGAATGAAGCTGCGCATCAGCGGACAAGGCCATTCGGGCCAACGCGGTTCGGGCGACCTGTACGTCAAAGTAAACGTGAATCCCGATCCGCGTTTCAAACGTAAAGAGAACGATCTCTACACGGACGCTGCAGTAGATCTGTATACCGCCGTGCTGGGTGGCGAAGCGCACGTGCCCTGTCCGCAGGGAGACCTGGTGTTGACCGTTCCCCCCGGGAGTCAACCCGGGAAAGTGTTTCGTCTGAAGGGAAAAGGAATGCCGGACGTGCGCGGTGGATCCAGCGGCGACCTTTACGCCACGCTCAGGGTAAGCCTGCCGGAAAAATTGTCCAATGAAGAAAAAAAGCTGTTCGAAAAATTATCTGGACTTCGGTAG